One segment of Calliopsis andreniformis isolate RMS-2024a chromosome 1, iyCalAndr_principal, whole genome shotgun sequence DNA contains the following:
- the Fid gene encoding class I SAM-dependent methyltransferase fire dancer, which yields MSESDGEQIARSVALEQAYVHEVYEQCAEKTVQSRHWPRIYQFLEELEPGALVCDIGCGNGKYLSVNHSIFKVGVDRCKRFTDIAREKENEVLICDNLALPFRDESFDAVLSIAVVHHFATTERRVHALKELARVLRIGGRLVISVWAMEQRHRKFESQDVLVPWPKAYCASSSTNRSKYPGAPNTIDMHSTLNAQKNSQRKCKSKGYWIDPIFSPSPSTSSLSSPNETCYSFFRRALQKLAGGRRGSGSRPWFLESWQSGSGKHRKDYEQEEPPDADELPIELRRVEDVNMSLNKQSDSLSIKSKSLGDILEIQRLDLVRSRSSIPGLCSMLTSELNLDGESRTSSSMSGSKPRLIKQKSHFVDDAGLENPENTAIEEFTKDVPDFQVTPSHYSKRGSILKQSSMNEELMSTERLEEKERLRRNIMKQASLNEDIFCKGNTFEALRDSLYSANATRRFQLLKSGLTNKIKQSTTNIEVSGISLKNGFVKILQGWKLSDSETTTSTPNDDGSKTKANDKVQPVPVMKREVEGVERRLSREDGSDSPKDSSLQSDTSVDSEDSFASVIYVPKQDATPVADVPATPGHQLGSTSAPPSPRVKHPPDVTNSRLKLISISPLLKQFPATSKSLPPPSPPGLSPRTLNPVFMRPFFASTTVTNQQPMPGEMAIGPKRAEGLNNNYQSSNPDSQANKKTTEAEMNERNGFSDTKKPSLQTIPPYRSRSAVVDVGEPKTIEDTAPLLPSRDEVLDVVSEEKSYEINREEESRKARLNQIKELLKQKPGFATRTKPSFPIVRRASTTASGRLEAVTKVLPRLLSLELFNPETDDLDSDSSGVSSPESVGSVISVISDERYAKKDNTKSECTESEVLDSSAENVSDPSDATADESSGYVADSKEEETKTTADSTSSQSSRLLEAAANVASSLEDAVETAIQKTHTRSHSAQQRGGETSSASEVKAASKQSSLSDSYQLPEVEDTWNEECRRHLIDFTEKLSENLMQNDQYTQKTELETDRSNLAKDLGPRKPDFALPTYEVPSSKFSKAKYNMSNTIAWLSNTNNGFHEGTEKMEVSDLAHSNGDKTQIHRSSSEDIMDFVMVSNTGEFMEKENALSDKHPSGKSSYLRTDNSMESSDIGESIDNTISFSDGSHAESTGRLCSSMVSLLSNNAEYPKSYAEKRRLQIQRRSASEETPPRYPDSSKRSTDCLVTTTTGSNNSLSASSSQESLPSDRGGGAITYHQYYHVFREGELDQLINKYVENLHIISSYYDHASWCIVAEKVQVWTI from the exons ATGTCTGAAAGCGACGGAGAGCAGATAGCTCGGTCGGTGGCCTTGGAGCAAGCCTACGTCCACGAGGTTTACGAGCAATGCGCCGAAAAGACTGTCCAGAGTAGGCACTGGCCACGGATTTATCAGTTTCTCGAGGAACTGGAGCCAGGCGCCCTCGTGTGCGACATCG GTTGTGGCAACGGGAAGTACCTCAGCGTTAATCACAGCATTTTTAAGGTGGGAGTGGATCGATGCAAGCGTTTCACGGATATCGCGCGTGAGAAGGAAAATGAG GTACTGATCTGCGACAATCTGGCCCTACCCTTTCGAGATGAGAGTTTCGACGCTGTTCTCTCAATCGCCGTGGTGCACCACTTTGCCACAACAGAAAGGAGGGTGCACGCGCTAAAAGAGCTCGCGCGGGTGCTGCGAATCGGTGGTCGCCTGGTTATATCCGTATGGGCTATGGAACAAAGACATAGGAAG TTCGAGTCGCAGGATGTCTTGGTACCATGGCCCAAAGCATATTGCGCCAGTTCGTCGACGAACAGGTCCAAATACCCGGGTGCACCGAACACCATCGACATGCATTCCACTCTAAACGCTCAAAA GAACAGCCAACGAAAGTGTAAGAGCAAAGGCTATTGGATCGACCCTATATTCAGTCCATCGCCATCCACTAGCAGCCTGTCCAGCCCGAATGAGACCTGCTACAGCTTTTTCCGTCGTGCTTTGCAG AAACTGGCAGGAGGCAGACGTGGGTCTGGAAGTCGACCTTGGTTCCTCGAAAGCTGGCAGAGTGGAAGTGGAAAGCATCGAAAGGATTACGAGCAAGAAGAACCGCCGGACGCAGACGAGCTGCCCATCGAATTACGACGCGTGGAGGATGTCAACATGTCGCTGAACAAGCAGTCAGACTCGTTGAGTATAAAGTCGAAGAGTCTCGGTGACATCTTAGAGATTCaacgattggatctggtgcgaTCTAGATCCAGCATTCCTGGTCTCTGCTCGATGCTAACGTCTGAGTTAAATTTGGATGGTGAATCGAGGACGTCATCGTCGATGAGTGGCTCTAAGCCGAGATTGATCAAGCAGAAGTCTCATTTTGTAGACGACGCTGGTTTGGAAAATCCTGAAAACACTGCCATTGAAGAATTCACTAAGGATGTTCCAGACTTTCAG GTGACACCCAGTCACTACTCAAAGCGAGGGAGCATCCTGAAGCAAAGCTCTATGAACGAGGAGCTAATGTCCACGGAGAGGTTGGAGGAGAAGGAGAGGTTACGACGAAACATCATGAAACAGGCCTCCCTGAACGAAGACATCTTCTGCAAAGGAAATACATTCGAGGCGCTCAGAGATTCCCTCTACTCCGCAAACGCGACCAGAAGATTCCAACTACTAAAAAGTGGCCTTAcaaacaagatcaaacagtcgaCGACGAACATCGAGGTCTCAGGTATTTCGCTCAAAAACGGTTTCGTGAAAATTCTTCAAGGATGGAAGTTGAGCGACAGCGAGACTACTACCAGCACACCGAACGACGATGGGTCTAAAACGAAAGCCAACGACAAGGTTCAGCCGGTTCCCGTGATGAAAAGAGAAGTGGAAGGAGTTGAAAGGCGTTTGTCAAGAGAAGACGGCTCGGATTCCCCGAAGGACAGCAGCTTGCAAAGCGATACCAGTGTCGACTCCGAGGACAGTTTCGCATCCGTGATTTACGTGCCAAAGCAGGACGCGACTCCAGTAGCTGACGTACCAGCTACACCTGGCCACCAACTGGGCAGCACCTCAGCACCTCCTTCGCCGCGTGTTAAACACCCCCCTGATGTAACCAATTCAAGGCTTAAGCTCATTTCCATATCGCCCTTGCTCAAACAGTTCCCAGCCACAAGCAAGTCTCTACCTCCGCCTAGTCCACCTGGTTTATCGCCTCGAACTCTCAATCCAGTGTTCATGAGACCGTTCTTCGCCTCTACAACCGTTACCAATCAGCAACCCATGCCTGGAGAAATGGCAATCGGCCCAAAGAGAGCAGAAGGTTTGAATAATAACTACCAGTCGTCAAACCCAGATTCACAAGCCAATAAAAAGACCACTGAAGCAGAGATGAATGAAAGGAACGGTTTCTCGGATACtaaaaagcctagtttgcaaacTATACCCCCCTATCGATCCAGGTCTGCAGTAGTCGACGTTGGAGAGCCAAAGACTATCGAGGACACTGCGCCACTTTTACCGAGCAGGGATGAAGTTCTTGACGTAGTGTCTGAAGAGAAGAGCTACGAGATCAACAGAGAAGAAGAGAGTCGTAAAGCTAGGTTAAACCAGATAAAAGAACTTCTAAAGCAGAAGCCAGGCTTTGCAACGCGGACTAAACCATCCTTCCCAATAGTGAGACGCGCCTCCACCACAGCCAGCGGTCGTCTGGAAGCTGTTACCAAGGTTCTACCGCGGCTACTTTCGCTGgaattattcaatcctgaaaccgacGACTTGGACAGCGACTCTAGTGGTGTTTCTTCACCAGAATCGGTGGGCTCGGTGATCAGTGTCATTTCTGACGAGAGATACGCGAAGAAGGATAATACCAAGTCCGAGTGCACTGAGTCTGAAGTGTTGGATAGCTCAGCAGAGAATGTTTCTGATCCCAGCGACGCAACTGCAGACGAGTCCTCTGGATACGTGGCTGATTCGAAAGAGGAGGAGACTAAAACCACAGCAGACAGTACTTCGTCTCAGTCTTCGAGACTTCTAGAGGCGGCAGCCAACGTAGCCAGTTCCTTGGAGGACGCTGTTGAGACAGCGATTCAAAAAACGCACACTCGATCACATTCAGCACAACAACGAGGAGGCGAAACATCGAGCGCCAGCGAAGTCAAGGCAGCGTCCAAGCAGTCCAGCTTGAGCGACAGTTACCAGCTACCAGAAGTGGAGGACACTTGGAACGAGGAGTGTCGTCGGCATTTGATAGACTTCACTGAGAAGCTCAGCGAGAACCTAATGCAAAACGACCAGTATACCCAGAAAACTGAATTGGAGACCGATAGAAGCAACCTGGCAAAAGACTTGGGCCCCAGGAAACCTGATTTCGCTCTACCCACTTACGAAGTCCCTTCGTCCAAATTCTCAAAGGCTAAATACAACATGTCGAACACCATTGCGTGGCTCAGCAACACGAATAATGGATTCCACGAGGGCACAGAGAAGATGGAGGTCTCAGACTTGGCTCATTCCAATGGGGACAAGACGCAGATACATCGAAGCAGCTCAGAGGACATAATGGACTTCGTGATGGTCTCCAATACCGGAGAATTCATGGAAAAGGAGAACGCTCTGTCAGATAAACATCCTTCAGGGAAATCTTCCTACCTAAGGACAGATAATTCTATGGAATCAAGTGACATCGGTGAGTCTATCGACAACACGATCAGCTTCAGCGATGGTAGCCACGCGGAATCCACTGGAAGGCTCTGCAGTAGCATGGTTTCTCTCTTATCGAACAACGCAGAGTATCCCAAATCGTACGCCGAGAAGCGCAGACTCCAGATCCAGAGGCGATCAGCCTCCGAGGAGACTCCACCTAGGTACCCAGACAGCAGCAAACGGAGTACCGATTGTTTGGTCACCACGACCACAGGAAGCAACAACTCCCTGAGTGCCTCCTCCTCCCAGGAGTCCCTGCCTTCTGACCGTGGAGGCGGCGCTATCACCTATCATCAGTACTACCACGTGTTCAGGGAGGGCGAATTGGACCAACTGATCAACAAATACGTGGAGAACTTGCACATTATCTCGTCCTACTACGATCATGCAAGCTGGTGCATCGTCGCGGAAAAGGTGCAGGTCTGGACTATATGA